TTCAATTAGTAGATACGGGATCTAAATCAGTTCGCATGAATTATGAAAAATACTATCACGATCGTGTGGCCTATTTTAAAGAAACCTTTAGTAAGTCAGGTGCCGGAGTGGTGAGTACCCGAGTGGATGAAAGTTATGTAACCAAATTATTAGGGTATTTTAAATCGAGATAAAGATTGTATTAAAAGGCATCAATGAAAAAAATAGCATTCATAGTATTTTATCTTCTTTCCACCGCACTTTTTGCACAAAAGGTGACTACGGCGATTGATACGACCCGCATTAAAATTGGAGCCGAGTTCAAATTGACTTTGAAAACTTCGGTGGACACTTCGGCCAGAGTAGTTTTTCCTAATTTGAAAAACATGGGCGCTTTAGAAGTAATTCGTTCCTATCCAATAGATACAATTCGCAACAATGATCGCTACGAATTGATTAAAAAATACGGTCTAACCCAATTTGATTCGGGTAAATATACGATTCCAAGAGTATCCATCTTGATTAACAAAAAACCAGTTTTCACCGATTCTATTTTGGTAGAGGTGGCCAATGTGAAAGTGGATACATTACAACAAAAAATGTACGATATCAAGGATATTGTTGCGGCTGAAAGTCACTGGGGCAATTGGTGGAAATACCTATTGGCAATTATCCTATTAGCAGGATTGGGGGCTTTGGGCTATTGGTACTTCAAGAAAAGACAAAAGAAAGATAGTGCAGAAGAAGTCTATAAAACCCCTATCGAAAAAGCGACTTCATTGCTAACAATTTTGGAAAAAAAAGAATTGTGGCAACAAGGTGAAATCAAAGAATATTACAGTCAATTGACTGATATTGCACGAAATTATATCGAAGAAGCTATTGAAATTCCAGCGATGGAAAGTACCACTTCGGAATTGATTTCGGCTTTGAAAGCCGCTTCGGTTAAAAAGAAAATGACACTTTCGCAAGAAACAATCGAAAATTTAGAACGGGTTTTAAAACAAGCCGATTTGGTAAAATTTGCGAAGTCTAAGCCAATGGATTTTGAAATTACCGAAGACAGAAATAAAATTCAAAAAGCGATTTTGACCTTGGACAAGGCCATTCCTGTGGAAGTCCCTGAAGATGAAGATTTGCTTTTAAACGAAGCGCAAAGACAACATCAAATGCAATTGCAGCTGAAGAAAAAGAAAGCCAAACAAATTCGCACGGCGATTCTTTCGGCCCTGCTTTTACTTGTTTTAGTAACTGGATTTTTTGTGGTAACAAGAGGCTTTGGCTATGTTATAGACACTGTATTTGGACGCGAAACCAAAGAATTGTTAGAAGGAGAATGGGTGAAAAGTGAATACGGAAATCCAGGAATTTTAATTGAAACGCCTCAAGTATTAAAAAGAGTAGAAGCCGAAAAAGTGTTGCCAAAAAACACCATGGCACTGATCAAAGAAATGCAATTGTTTCAGTATGGCGATATGATGAATGGGTTTTATATCATGGTATCTACCAGTCAATTCAAACAACCTACCGATATTGATTTGGCGAAAGCCATGGAAGGCAATTTAAAAATAATTGAAGCTCAAGGCGGTCAAAATATCATTGTCAAACAAGAAGATTTTCAAACTGAAAGAGGCGTTCAAGGATTAAAAGGCTACGGAACGATGTCGATGTTAAATCCGTTAACCAAGTCGAGCGAAAAAGTATATTATGAGATTTTATATTTCAAACAAAATCAAGGATTACAACAAATTATGATTGTCTTTCCTGAGGGTGATCAATATGGTAGCGCTATTGCAGAACGAATGTTACAATCAGTTGAACTAAGACAAGCCGGTAATTAATGGAAAAACTAAGCTTTTTAAATCCAGAATTTTTTTGGCTGTTGCTATTGATTCCAGCAGCAGCGGCTTGGTTGTATTTGAAAAGGAACCAACAAACGGCGACCTTGAAAATAAGTTCGACTGCTGGTTTTACAGGTTCTAAATCATTTTTTGTAAGACTGTATCCATTTTTAGGAGTGTTTCGCTTATTGGCTTTAACTGCATTAATTGTAGCCATGGCAAGACCAAGAACCGTAGATATTAGCAACAAAACGAAGACCACAAAAGGGATTGACATTGTAATGGCGATTGACGTCTCGGGGAGTATGTTGGCCAAGGATTTGAAACCCAATCGTATGGAGGCTTTGAAAAAAGTAGCGGCAAGTTTTGTTGAGGAAAGACCAAACGATCGAATTGGGTTAGTAGTGTATGCTTCTGAAGCCTATACTAAAACTCCGGTGACAAGTGACAAAGCGATTATCCAACAAGCGATAGAAAGTATCAAATACGATAATGTGTTGCAAGACGGAACTGGAATCGGGATGGGATTGGCGACAGCCGTAAACCGTTTGAAAGACAGTAAAGCCAAAAGTAAAGTGATTATTCTATTGACTGATGGTGTCAACAATGCTGGGTTTATTGAACCTGAAACCGCTTCGGATATTGCAAAACAATACGGAATCAAAGTATACACAGTAGGGATTGGTACGAATGGAATGGCCGAATTTCCGTATGCGATAGCGCCAAACGGACAATTTTTATTCCGCATGATGCAGGTAGAAATTGATGAACAGTTGATGAAAAATATTGCTCGCAAAACCGACGGGAAATATTTTAGAGCGACGAGTAATACTAAATTGGAAGAAATATATGCCGCCATCAATAAACTTGAAACTACTGAAATTGAAGAGTTGAAATTTTACGATTACGATGAAAAATACAGACCCTTTGTTTGGTTAGCTGGATTTTTATTGTTGTTAGAATTAGGATTGCGAAATACGGTATACCGATCATTTATTTAAAATGGAATTAGACGAAAAAAAATATTTGTACTTACTTTTTCTATTGCCACTTTTGGTGCTAGTTTTTCTTTTCAATATGTATTGGAAAAGAAAAAAACAACGCGAATTTGGTGATTTAGAATTGGTACAACGGTTAAGTCCTGAAAGTTCCGTATTCAAACCAATTCTAAAGTTAGCGGTACTGCTTTTAGCTTTAACAGCTTTGATTTTTGGCTTGGTGAATCCAAAAATTGGAACCAAAATGGAAACCGTAAAGCGTGAAGGAATCGACATTGTTTTTGCGATAGATGTTTCTAAAAGTATGTTGTGCGAAGATGTAGCGCCCAATCGTTTGGACAAAAGCAAGCAATTGGTTTCTCAAATTATCAATCAATTAGGCAATGATAGAATTGGGATTGTGGCCTATGCAGGAAGTTCGTTTCCAGTATTACCCATAACTACAGATTACAGTGTAGCCAAAATGTTCTTGCAAAGTATGAATACCGATATGGTTTCGTCTGTCGGAACTTCGTTGGACGAAGCGATTAAATTGTCGGCAACCTATTTTGATGATAAAAAAACAAGTAAATTATTGATTCTAGTTTCAGACGGAGAAGACCACTCAGAAGGTGCCGAAGCTGCTGCGGAAGAAGCTAATAAATTAGGTATTAAAATCATTACAATTGGTGTTGGAACTCCAAATGGGGGTACTATTCCATTGCGACGAAATGGCGTGATGGAGGGCTTAAAAAGGGATAGCAATAACGAAGTGGTGATTACCAAATTGAACTCCGAAAGTTTGACGGCTATTGCAAAAGCGACCAAAGGCGGTTATGCCAATGGTGCCAATACTAAAGAGGTTATTGATTATGTGAAAAACGCTTTGAATAATATAGAGAAAACCGAATTTGAAGCCACCCAAATGGCCGATTTTCAATCGCAATTTCAGTGGTTTCTAGGTTTTGCCTTCCTGTTATTATTTGCTGATGTTTTTCTATTGGAACGCAAAACTAAATGGGTAAACCGACTCAATTTGTTTAATGAAAAGGAAAAATAAAATGATGAAAAAGGTATTTGTATCGATTTTGCTCGTGTTTTCTTTGGCAATTACAGCCCAAGAGAAAGATGCTCTTTTGCCCAAAGCGAATGAAGAATTTGCTGCAAAAAAGTATGCCGATGCCGAAGCGAATTACCGAATCTCACATTCTAAATTCCCAAGAAGAACTGTTGCGTATTACAATTTAGGAAATGCCATTTACCGACAAAATCAGTTTTCGGAATCCAAGATTGCTTTTGCCAATGCCTTAAAAAACATCAAAACCTATCCTCAAAAACACAAAGCGTTTCACAACTTAGGAAATGTTTTTATGAAGGAGAAAAATTATTCGCAAGCGGTCGAAGCCTATAAAAATGCGCTTCGCAATAATCCACAAGACGAAGAAACACGTTACAATTATGCTTTGGCAAAGAAAATGCTAAAAGACAATCCGCCGAAAGACGACAAGAATAAAGATAAAAATAAGGACAAGAACAAAGACAAAAAGGACGACAAGAAAGACGGCGAGAATAAAGATAAGGATAAGAACAAAGATAAAAAAGACGATAAGAAAGACGGCGATAAGGATAAAAACAAGTCGGATAAAAAAGACGATCCTTCTAAAAATCAAGGGCAGCCAAAACCAAATCCTGGCGGAATTTCGCAGCAACGCGTTCAGAATTTATTAGATGCGGTGAACAATGAAGAAAAGAAAGTTCAGAATAAAGTCAATGCTCAAAAAGTAAAAGGAAAACCAGTTCAAACAGAAAAAGATTGGTAAGTAATTTGAAATAAGAATACCATTTAATACCCAATGAAAAAATACATACTACTATTATTAATCAGTTTTCAAGGACTTCTGGCTCAAGTACAATTTGAGGCAAAAGTTAGCAGAAACTCGCTCGGTCTTAACGAAAGACTACGAGTAGATTTTATAATGAATGTAGACGGTGATAATTTTGTACAACCCAATTTCGAAGGCTTTCGAGTAATTGCTGGACCGAGTCAGCAAATTAGTCAATCGTGGATTAACGGTCGAAGTTCATTTGAAAAAATATATTCCTATTTTTTATTGCCTTTGCAAAAAGGGAATTTAGTAATCAAACAAGCGGTGATTGAGTTCAATGGCCAATTGTATAAAACTGCTCCAATTAGAGTTATTGTAACCAATCCTGTACAGCAACAAGCCGATCCTAACGATCCGAATGCACCACAAATTTCAGCCGACAATAACATTTACCTCGTAGCGGATATTTCTAAGACCAATCCGTACATCAATGAACCGATTACAGTAGTCTATAAATTATATTTCAGCTACAATATTGGCATCACGAATTGGCGCGAATTGGACAAACCAAAATACAATGATTTTTGGAGTCAGAATATCGACATCAAACAATTGGTTGCCGAAGAAGGCATGTTTAAAGGACAACGCTATCGCTTTGTTACTCTTAGAAAAACTGTCCTATATCCTCAAAAATCGGGACGTCTAAAAATCGAAACTTTAGCTCTTGATATTGATGTGCAATTGCCAACCAATCGTAGAGATATGTTTGGTAGAGTCATGATTACCGAAGGCAATAAGCGGGTTTCGGCAGGTACCAAAACAATTACAGTAAAACCACTTCCTGAAGCGGGAAAACCAGAAGGATTTACAGGAGCAGTGGGTAACTTTGATTTCAAAGTAACGCCAACAAAAACCAATTTGAAAAACGGTGAAAGTTTGGATTTGGTCGTAAGTGTTAGTGGAAAAGGAAATTTGAAATTATTTGATTTGCCTAAACCAGTAGCGCCTAATGCACTCGAAATGTATGATGCGGTTCACAAAGAGCAAGTTAATACAGGCTTGTCGGGAATGACCGGAAAAATAGTAGACAGCTACACCATTGTGCCACAATACAAAGGAAAATACCCAATCAAACCAATGCAGTTTAGCTATTTTGATTTGGGTTCAGGAACTTATAAAACCATTTCATCAGAAGAAATAGTTATCAATGTCTTGGATGGACCTAGTGCGAATCAGGCTGTAGATTCAACTAATGGAGGCAATAAAAATAAAATTGAAAAACTAGAACAATTCAAATTTATCAAACTAAAAACCGAATTAGTTTCCTCTAAGCGACATGATTTCTTTGGGTCCTTATGGTATTATTTATTATTACTCCTGCCATTTATAGCCTTGCCAATTTTAGTGCTATTGCGAAAAAGAAAAGAAGCGTTGGATGGCGATGTAACTGGAAACAGAATCCGAATGAACAACCGATTGGCTAAGAAATATTTGTCTGAGGCCAAAAAACAAATCAATAATAAAGAGCCATTTTATGTGGCTTTGGAAAAAGCAATGCACAATTTCTTGAAAGCCAAATTGCACATTGAAACTTCAGAAATGAGTAAAGATAATATTCAAGAATTGTTGTTGTCTCGCAATGCCAATCCAGAAG
This sequence is a window from Flavobacterium ammoniigenes. Protein-coding genes within it:
- a CDS encoding tetratricopeptide repeat protein, whose protein sequence is MKRKNKMMKKVFVSILLVFSLAITAQEKDALLPKANEEFAAKKYADAEANYRISHSKFPRRTVAYYNLGNAIYRQNQFSESKIAFANALKNIKTYPQKHKAFHNLGNVFMKEKNYSQAVEAYKNALRNNPQDEETRYNYALAKKMLKDNPPKDDKNKDKNKDKNKDKKDDKKDGENKDKDKNKDKKDDKKDGDKDKNKSDKKDDPSKNQGQPKPNPGGISQQRVQNLLDAVNNEEKKVQNKVNAQKVKGKPVQTEKDW
- a CDS encoding vWA domain-containing protein; the protein is MEKLSFLNPEFFWLLLLIPAAAAWLYLKRNQQTATLKISSTAGFTGSKSFFVRLYPFLGVFRLLALTALIVAMARPRTVDISNKTKTTKGIDIVMAIDVSGSMLAKDLKPNRMEALKKVAASFVEERPNDRIGLVVYASEAYTKTPVTSDKAIIQQAIESIKYDNVLQDGTGIGMGLATAVNRLKDSKAKSKVIILLTDGVNNAGFIEPETASDIAKQYGIKVYTVGIGTNGMAEFPYAIAPNGQFLFRMMQVEIDEQLMKNIARKTDGKYFRATSNTKLEEIYAAINKLETTEIEELKFYDYDEKYRPFVWLAGFLLLLELGLRNTVYRSFI
- a CDS encoding BatD family protein, whose amino-acid sequence is MKKYILLLLISFQGLLAQVQFEAKVSRNSLGLNERLRVDFIMNVDGDNFVQPNFEGFRVIAGPSQQISQSWINGRSSFEKIYSYFLLPLQKGNLVIKQAVIEFNGQLYKTAPIRVIVTNPVQQQADPNDPNAPQISADNNIYLVADISKTNPYINEPITVVYKLYFSYNIGITNWRELDKPKYNDFWSQNIDIKQLVAEEGMFKGQRYRFVTLRKTVLYPQKSGRLKIETLALDIDVQLPTNRRDMFGRVMITEGNKRVSAGTKTITVKPLPEAGKPEGFTGAVGNFDFKVTPTKTNLKNGESLDLVVSVSGKGNLKLFDLPKPVAPNALEMYDAVHKEQVNTGLSGMTGKIVDSYTIVPQYKGKYPIKPMQFSYFDLGSGTYKTISSEEIVINVLDGPSANQAVDSTNGGNKNKIEKLEQFKFIKLKTELVSSKRHDFFGSLWYYLLLLLPFIALPILVLLRKRKEALDGDVTGNRIRMNNRLAKKYLSEAKKQINNKEPFYVALEKAMHNFLKAKLHIETSEMSKDNIQELLLSRNANPEVVADFIALTENCEFARYAPASSTSIQNDFDKAVEIISELEKQI
- a CDS encoding VWA domain-containing protein, with amino-acid sequence MELDEKKYLYLLFLLPLLVLVFLFNMYWKRKKQREFGDLELVQRLSPESSVFKPILKLAVLLLALTALIFGLVNPKIGTKMETVKREGIDIVFAIDVSKSMLCEDVAPNRLDKSKQLVSQIINQLGNDRIGIVAYAGSSFPVLPITTDYSVAKMFLQSMNTDMVSSVGTSLDEAIKLSATYFDDKKTSKLLILVSDGEDHSEGAEAAAEEANKLGIKIITIGVGTPNGGTIPLRRNGVMEGLKRDSNNEVVITKLNSESLTAIAKATKGGYANGANTKEVIDYVKNALNNIEKTEFEATQMADFQSQFQWFLGFAFLLLFADVFLLERKTKWVNRLNLFNEKEK